In a genomic window of Variovorax paradoxus:
- a CDS encoding Na+/H+ antiporter subunit C, with product MEIVLALAIGVLTGSGVYLLLRPRTFQVIMGLTLISYAVNLFIFSMGRLKVDSEPVLIPGFAATLANTADPMPQALVLTAIVIGFAMTALFLVVLLASRGLTGTDHVDGEERQEQEEARE from the coding sequence ATGGAAATCGTGCTTGCCCTCGCGATCGGCGTGCTGACCGGCTCGGGTGTCTACCTGCTGCTGCGTCCGCGCACCTTCCAGGTCATCATGGGCCTCACGCTCATCTCGTACGCGGTCAATCTCTTCATCTTCAGCATGGGCCGGCTCAAGGTCGACAGCGAGCCGGTGCTGATCCCCGGCTTCGCGGCCACGCTGGCCAACACGGCCGACCCGATGCCGCAGGCGCTGGTGCTCACCGCGATCGTGATCGGCTTCGCGATGACCGCGCTGTTCCTGGTGGTGCTGCTGGCCTCGCGCGGCCTGACCGGCACCGACCACGTGGACGGCGAGGAACGCCAGGAACAGGAAGAGGCGCGCGAATGA
- a CDS encoding monovalent cation/H+ antiporter subunit D — MTELFRLLDQLLEISMPHLVAVPILVPMLTAALMLLLGEQRRRTKSFLSVVSGLVGLMAALALLRWVNAADTGGGPGSIGVYLPGNWRAPFGIVLVADRLSTMMVALTGVIAFAASIYSTSRWDRAGVHFHPLLQLQLMGLNGAFLTGDLFNLFVFFEVMLAASYGLLLHGSGRLRVQAGLHYIAINLAASSLFLIGAAMLYGATGTLNMADLGLRIAQLAPGDRGLVHAAAAILFTAFFAKAGAWPLNFWLVPAYSAAVSPVGAVFALLTKLGVYTVLRLWTVLFAPDTGASAEFGQVVLIGAGLATLFVAAIGIVGTQRLSNLAGFSVLISAGTLLTAVGLGQPDVWAGALFYLLSSTLAVAAFFLLIDMIERWRNAGMSVAPHEAAGNAPFLAEDLRALDDVNLDDNAQALYGRAIPAGVAFLGLSFMICTLLLTGLPPLSGFVGKFAMLSGLMGNSAALTVADWTFLVLLITSGFLALIALTRTGIRHFWTQPHANLPSLPALEVLPVAGLIAACIALTVWSEPVLRHAMATAEGLRTPSAYREAVMGARQVPNPAPKGDAKAGTP, encoded by the coding sequence ATGACCGAGCTCTTCCGCCTGCTCGACCAGCTGCTCGAGATCAGCATGCCGCACCTGGTGGCGGTGCCGATCCTGGTGCCGATGCTCACGGCCGCGCTGATGCTGCTCTTGGGCGAGCAGCGCCGCCGCACCAAGTCCTTCCTCAGCGTCGTCTCGGGCCTGGTGGGCCTCATGGCCGCGCTCGCGCTGCTGCGCTGGGTCAACGCGGCCGACACCGGCGGCGGCCCGGGCTCGATCGGCGTCTATCTGCCGGGCAACTGGCGCGCGCCCTTCGGCATCGTGCTGGTGGCCGACCGGCTCTCGACCATGATGGTGGCGCTGACCGGCGTGATCGCCTTCGCCGCCTCGATCTACTCCACCTCGCGCTGGGACCGCGCGGGCGTGCACTTCCATCCGCTGCTGCAGCTGCAGCTCATGGGCCTGAACGGCGCCTTCCTCACCGGCGACCTGTTCAACCTGTTCGTGTTCTTCGAGGTCATGCTGGCCGCCTCCTACGGCCTGCTGCTGCACGGCTCGGGCCGGCTGCGGGTGCAGGCCGGGCTGCACTACATCGCGATCAACCTCGCCGCCTCCTCGCTGTTCCTGATCGGCGCGGCCATGCTGTATGGCGCCACCGGCACGCTCAACATGGCCGACCTGGGGCTGCGCATCGCCCAGCTCGCGCCCGGCGACCGCGGCCTGGTGCACGCGGCCGCGGCCATTCTGTTCACCGCCTTCTTCGCCAAGGCCGGGGCCTGGCCGCTCAACTTCTGGCTGGTGCCGGCCTACAGCGCGGCGGTGTCGCCGGTGGGCGCGGTGTTCGCGCTGCTCACCAAGCTCGGCGTCTACACCGTGCTGCGGCTGTGGACCGTGCTGTTCGCGCCCGACACCGGCGCCTCGGCCGAGTTCGGCCAGGTGGTGCTGATCGGCGCCGGCCTCGCCACCCTGTTCGTCGCGGCCATCGGCATCGTCGGCACGCAGCGGCTGTCGAACCTCGCGGGCTTCAGCGTGCTGATCTCGGCCGGCACGCTGCTCACCGCGGTCGGGCTGGGCCAGCCCGATGTCTGGGCCGGCGCGCTGTTCTACCTGCTGAGCTCCACGCTCGCGGTGGCCGCCTTCTTCCTCTTGATCGACATGATCGAGCGCTGGCGCAACGCCGGCATGAGCGTGGCGCCGCACGAGGCCGCGGGCAATGCGCCCTTCCTGGCCGAGGACCTGCGCGCGCTCGACGACGTGAACCTCGACGACAACGCGCAGGCGCTCTACGGCCGAGCCATCCCGGCCGGCGTGGCCTTCCTGGGCCTGAGCTTCATGATCTGCACGCTGCTGCTCACCGGCCTGCCGCCGCTGTCGGGCTTCGTCGGCAAGTTCGCGATGCTCTCGGGGCTGATGGGCAACAGCGCCGCGCTCACCGTTGCCGACTGGACCTTCCTCGTGCTGCTGATCACCTCGGGCTTCCTCGCGCTGATCGCGCTGACCCGCACCGGCATCCGCCATTTCTGGACCCAGCCGCATGCCAACCTGCCCTCGCTGCCCGCGCTCGAGGTGCTGCCGGTGGCCGGGCTGATCGCGGCCTGCATCGCGCTCACCGTCTGGTCCGAGCCGGTGCTGCGCCACGCGATGGCCACCGCCGAGGGCCTGCGCACGCCGAGCGCCTACCGCGAGGCGGTGATGGGCGCGCGGCAGGTGCCGAACCCGGCGCCCAAGGGCGATGCGAAGGCCGGCACGCCATGA